A stretch of Paenibacillus peoriae DNA encodes these proteins:
- the speE gene encoding polyamine aminopropyltransferase yields the protein MDLWFTEKQTPSFGITAKIKQTYVSEKTDFQDLAMIETEEFGNMLVLDGMVMTTVKDEFVYHEMVAHPALNTHPNPKKVLVVGGGDGGVIREVIKHPEVEKAVLVEIDGKVIEYSKKYLPEIAGKLDEPNVEVLVNDGYMHIIEHKNEYDVIMVDSTEPVGPAAPLFERGFYQGIFEALKEDGIFVAQTDNPWFKADLIQKVNKDVKEIFPIVRVYGANIPTYPSGLWTFTLGSKKYDPLEVDENRIPEMDTRYYSPRLHKAAFVLPKFVEDLTK from the coding sequence ATGGACTTGTGGTTTACGGAGAAGCAGACTCCCTCTTTCGGTATTACAGCAAAAATCAAACAAACCTACGTCTCTGAGAAAACAGATTTTCAGGATCTGGCTATGATCGAGACAGAGGAATTCGGCAATATGCTTGTTCTGGATGGCATGGTGATGACAACGGTTAAGGATGAATTTGTGTATCACGAAATGGTAGCACATCCAGCTTTGAATACACATCCCAATCCGAAAAAGGTTTTGGTTGTGGGCGGTGGCGATGGCGGCGTTATTCGTGAGGTCATCAAGCACCCTGAAGTGGAAAAGGCTGTATTGGTGGAGATCGACGGTAAGGTGATAGAATATTCCAAGAAATATTTGCCTGAAATTGCCGGAAAGCTGGACGAGCCTAATGTAGAAGTGCTGGTCAATGACGGATACATGCACATTATTGAACACAAAAATGAATACGACGTCATTATGGTCGATTCGACGGAGCCCGTAGGTCCGGCAGCCCCGCTGTTCGAGCGCGGGTTTTACCAAGGTATTTTTGAAGCATTGAAGGAAGACGGTATTTTCGTTGCACAAACGGATAATCCTTGGTTCAAGGCAGATCTGATTCAGAAGGTTAACAAGGATGTGAAGGAAATTTTCCCGATTGTGCGTGTATATGGTGCGAACATTCCAACCTATCCGAGTGGTCTATGGACATTCACGTTGGGTAGTAAGAAGTATGATCCGCTCGAAGTAGACGAAAACCGAATTCCAGAGATGGACACCCGATATTATAGTCCGCGTTTGCACAAAGCGGCGTTTGTACTACCTAAGTTTGTAGAGGATTTAACGAAGTAA
- a CDS encoding MFS transporter, which translates to MIRRSFYYLWGSQTISNVADIIYMLSVVVLVFSSSNSLMTTILIPLFRLSAQVLSGLVAPIVLGRFRLTRVLLFSQFGQFVIFTLLLLYLWIVPEQRSFLFIFVMVFGMSFLDGWTNPARNALVPRLATGEGLMRANGMVAVSDQVVRCAGWALSGIIVAWLGSLNTLVIASCCYLVAVTVTSFIRDPLDQKELSLEASDSSTNAVEPAKAKEKGSHWKELGEGWTIIWHNRRIRSLMIVDSVDSIGGVSWLGVFILAYVSQVLHRDASWWGFMNASFFSGTILGGLIVVGLVKRLQKNSFLYMLGALLVYVLITIVFALNTIPAAALILFAVSGLPVQMAGIIRRTLLQTSAPAAQLPKVMAGIDVLTNLAFGLSLLFMGWYADRFGMVQVYLLAAAMTTVAVLIGWFYRRDFQESEQMDQPTATGAGI; encoded by the coding sequence TTGATCAGACGCTCTTTTTATTACCTGTGGGGGTCCCAGACGATCTCCAACGTAGCAGATATCATCTACATGTTGAGTGTAGTGGTATTGGTGTTCAGCTCAAGTAATTCCTTAATGACGACTATTCTAATCCCGCTGTTCCGATTGTCTGCCCAAGTGCTTAGTGGGCTCGTTGCACCAATCGTCCTCGGCCGATTTCGGCTAACACGCGTGTTGCTATTTTCCCAGTTTGGTCAGTTTGTCATTTTTACGCTACTGCTGCTTTATTTGTGGATCGTACCTGAGCAGAGGTCGTTTCTATTTATTTTTGTGATGGTGTTCGGTATGTCTTTTCTGGATGGCTGGACCAATCCTGCGCGTAATGCGCTTGTACCCCGTTTGGCTACGGGTGAAGGGCTAATGCGTGCCAACGGCATGGTGGCGGTCAGTGATCAGGTGGTCAGGTGTGCAGGCTGGGCGCTGAGCGGAATTATTGTGGCTTGGCTGGGTTCCCTGAATACGCTTGTGATTGCATCCTGTTGTTATCTCGTGGCTGTAACTGTCACGTCCTTCATTCGTGATCCGCTGGATCAGAAGGAATTAAGTCTTGAAGCTTCGGATTCCTCGACAAATGCAGTAGAGCCTGCAAAGGCAAAGGAAAAAGGCTCCCATTGGAAAGAGCTTGGGGAAGGCTGGACAATCATTTGGCACAACCGTCGTATTCGTTCTCTGATGATCGTCGATAGCGTGGATAGTATCGGGGGAGTCTCCTGGCTTGGGGTATTTATTCTGGCGTACGTCAGCCAAGTGCTGCATCGGGATGCGAGCTGGTGGGGCTTTATGAATGCGTCCTTTTTTTCGGGCACGATTTTGGGTGGATTGATTGTCGTTGGCTTGGTCAAGCGATTGCAAAAGAACAGCTTTTTGTACATGCTCGGAGCATTGCTGGTGTATGTACTGATTACCATTGTATTTGCGCTGAATACCATCCCCGCTGCTGCGCTTATTCTTTTTGCTGTATCAGGCTTACCTGTTCAGATGGCTGGTATCATTCGCCGCACCTTGCTGCAAACCAGTGCACCGGCAGCCCAGCTGCCCAAAGTGATGGCGGGAATTGATGTGCTTACAAATCTCGCTTTCGGTCTGTCTTTGTTATTCATGGGCTGGTATGCAGACCGTTTCGGTATGGTGCAGGTGTATTTGTTGGCTGCGGCCATGACTACCGTTGCTGTTCTGATCGGCTGGTTCTACCGCAGGGATTTTCAGGAAAGTGAGCAAATGGACCAACCAACCGCTACGGGCGCTGGGATTTAA
- a CDS encoding TIGR00730 family Rossman fold protein, whose protein sequence is MKSIAVFCGSSNGASEIYREHAVALGKALAEQEISLIYGGASVGLMGAVADAALHAGGHVIGVLPHFLQSREIAHNGLSELIIVDSMHERKSKMAEIADGFIVLPGGPGTMEEYFEIFTWAQLGLHEKPCGLLNINHYYDPLISLFNRMVEEQFMQEKYRALVITDTTSQGILQQFTNYTPPAVKTYLTSKRT, encoded by the coding sequence ATGAAAAGCATTGCTGTTTTTTGCGGTTCCAGTAATGGAGCGTCTGAGATTTATCGAGAGCATGCTGTTGCTCTGGGCAAGGCACTTGCCGAACAGGAAATAAGCCTGATTTATGGAGGAGCAAGTGTTGGTTTAATGGGTGCAGTGGCTGACGCGGCACTTCATGCAGGAGGTCACGTCATCGGTGTACTCCCTCACTTTTTGCAAAGCCGTGAAATTGCACATAATGGCCTGAGCGAATTAATCATTGTTGATTCCATGCACGAACGAAAATCTAAAATGGCAGAGATTGCGGACGGATTCATTGTTTTACCAGGTGGCCCAGGTACAATGGAAGAATACTTTGAAATTTTCACATGGGCGCAATTAGGCTTGCATGAAAAGCCATGCGGTCTTTTAAATATTAACCATTATTACGATCCTCTTATTTCCTTGTTTAATCGTATGGTTGAGGAACAATTTATGCAGGAAAAATATCGTGCGTTGGTAATTACGGATACTACTTCGCAAGGAATCCTACAGCAATTTACAAATTACACTCCTCCTGCCGTCAAAACATATCTCACGAGCAAACGGACCTGA
- a CDS encoding MazG nucleotide pyrophosphohydrolase domain-containing protein, with protein sequence MDINEFQKWVKQYYQERNWSDLDIFVRIGFLAEETGEVARAIRALEIGRDRPDEIDGSFEENREHLTEELGDVLGNLIVIANKYDITLEDIFRTHQQKLAKRYT encoded by the coding sequence ATGGATATTAATGAATTTCAAAAGTGGGTCAAGCAATATTATCAAGAGAGGAACTGGTCTGATTTAGATATCTTCGTCCGAATTGGTTTCTTGGCAGAGGAAACCGGGGAGGTTGCGAGAGCTATTCGCGCCCTGGAGATCGGCAGAGACCGGCCTGATGAGATCGATGGTTCATTCGAGGAGAACAGGGAGCATTTAACTGAAGAACTTGGAGACGTACTGGGTAATCTCATCGTGATCGCCAACAAGTATGACATCACCTTGGAGGATATATTTCGAACACACCAGCAAAAACTTGCAAAAAGATATACATAA
- a CDS encoding ABC transporter ATP-binding protein, producing the protein MSGKETWRRLLTYVGQYKTTTFWVIVSAILSVLASLIGPYMIGQAIDHMVNKGAVDFKGIVQILAGLGIVYVVGSLFSWLLTYLTNRIAFQTVNDMRRELFDHFNILPLSFHDTHPQGDSISRFVNDMDAVSDGLLQGFSTLITGIITIIGSIVLMLYISPIMTLVVLVSAPITYGVARFITTRSQRMFREQAKILGSLNGYVEEMIDGQRVVTAFHYENRSLEEFSARNEQLYQAGVKSQFYGSLSNPSTRLVNNMTFSVTAMIGCISIILGGISVGGLSSFLIYTNLFAKPFNEITGVLTQFQAATASAQRIFAILDSPPEQPEKSNAVQLERSKGTILFDHVKFSYNPERTLITNFSLEVKPGTRVAIVGQTGAGKTTLVNLLMRFYDVDSGSISIDGVNINDMSRDSLRTNFGMVLQDTWLFSGTIRDNIAYGKPEATDEEVIAAATAANAHSFIKRLPHGYDTVISGSGDSLSQGQKQLLTIARVILVDPPMLILDEATSSIDTLTEARIQKAFMKMIAGRTSFVIAHRLSTIREADLILYMKNGDVVESGTHEGLLASGGHYASLYNSQFTTA; encoded by the coding sequence ATGAGTGGCAAGGAAACCTGGAGAAGATTGTTAACCTATGTCGGTCAATATAAAACAACAACATTTTGGGTCATCGTCAGTGCGATTCTCAGCGTGCTTGCCAGTCTGATCGGACCCTACATGATTGGTCAAGCTATCGACCACATGGTGAATAAGGGAGCAGTGGATTTTAAAGGTATTGTACAGATTCTAGCTGGATTAGGCATTGTATATGTTGTAGGCAGTCTGTTTAGCTGGCTGCTCACGTATTTGACGAACCGTATTGCTTTTCAGACCGTAAATGATATGCGGCGGGAGTTATTTGATCATTTTAATATCCTTCCGTTAAGCTTTCATGACACTCATCCGCAAGGAGACAGCATTAGCCGTTTTGTGAACGATATGGATGCTGTGTCGGATGGATTGCTGCAAGGCTTTTCCACCTTGATTACCGGGATTATTACGATTATAGGCTCCATTGTACTCATGCTGTATATCAGTCCGATCATGACGTTGGTCGTATTGGTGTCTGCCCCGATCACATACGGTGTGGCACGGTTCATTACGACAAGGTCACAGCGTATGTTCCGCGAACAGGCCAAAATTTTAGGAAGCCTGAACGGTTACGTAGAAGAAATGATTGACGGACAACGGGTAGTTACTGCTTTTCATTATGAAAACCGCTCGCTTGAGGAATTTTCCGCCAGAAACGAACAATTGTATCAAGCCGGGGTGAAATCACAGTTTTACGGATCATTGTCCAACCCCTCCACCCGATTGGTGAACAACATGACTTTTTCAGTCACCGCCATGATTGGTTGTATCTCCATCATTTTGGGTGGGATCTCGGTAGGTGGATTGTCGAGCTTTCTGATTTATACCAATTTGTTCGCCAAGCCCTTTAATGAAATTACGGGTGTTCTCACCCAGTTCCAGGCAGCCACGGCTTCTGCTCAGCGCATATTTGCGATTTTAGACTCACCGCCAGAGCAGCCGGAAAAATCGAACGCCGTACAGCTGGAGCGCAGCAAAGGCACGATTCTTTTTGATCATGTCAAATTCTCCTATAACCCGGAACGTACGCTCATTACGAACTTTAGTTTAGAAGTTAAGCCAGGCACTCGTGTGGCCATTGTCGGGCAGACCGGAGCTGGCAAAACCACACTCGTCAATCTGCTCATGCGGTTTTACGATGTGGACAGCGGCTCGATATCCATCGACGGGGTGAATATCAACGACATGAGCCGGGACAGCCTGCGGACTAACTTTGGTATGGTGCTTCAAGATACATGGCTGTTCAGCGGAACCATTCGGGACAATATCGCTTACGGGAAGCCGGAAGCCACGGACGAAGAAGTCATCGCGGCTGCAACAGCTGCCAATGCGCATAGCTTCATCAAGCGACTGCCTCATGGCTACGATACGGTCATCAGCGGGTCAGGTGACAGCCTGTCGCAAGGCCAAAAACAGCTGCTTACCATCGCGAGGGTAATCCTCGTCGATCCACCTATGCTGATCCTGGATGAAGCGACCAGTAGCATAGACACTCTGACAGAAGCGCGTATCCAAAAAGCATTTATGAAAATGATTGCCGGACGCACCAGCTTTGTGATCGCTCACAGACTATCGACCATCCGCGAAGCGGATTTGATTCTATACATGAAAAACGGCGATGTCGTCGAAAGTGGTACCCATGAGGGGCTGCTTGCCAGCGGCGGCCATTATGCCTCGCTCTATAACAGCCAGTTTACTACGGCTTAA
- a CDS encoding ABC transporter ATP-binding protein: MLKFAVFLKPYKKETILGPLFKLIEAILELLLPTMVALMINHGVGKGDTHYVWQMGLLMLLMTILGFGSSLVCQFYAARASQGFGTTLRNTMFKHISSFSYADLDKFGTPSLINRITNDVNQLQTAVAMLIRLVIRAPFICIGAIIMSMILDFRLALVLLAATPVLALILYVVITKASPLYRRYQKKLDKIALVLSENLTGVRVIRAFAKRGAGRVKFNAASDDLTQTAIRVGRISALLSPATLLVVNGAIIAILWIGAIHIQYGSLTQGEIIAFINYITQILLALIVVTNLIILFTKAATSAARIQEVLDTQASISDTAATSTSIDREGTSGHGAVPAISFDHVSFGYNTTGQLALNDVVVNIYPGETVGIIGGTGSGKSTFVNLIPRFYDAVEGCVQVDGIDVRQYKLEQLRQKIGIVPQKALLFTGTIADNIRWGHEHATDEEVAQAAAIAQADEFISNLPEKFDAPITRGGLNLSGGQKQRLTIARAIVGNPEILILDDSSSALDFATDAALRKSLRENSTRMTVLLVSQRVSSVQHADKIIVFDEGRIVGIGTHDQLMSSSEVYQEINRSQLSTQEVDQ; the protein is encoded by the coding sequence TTGCTGAAATTTGCTGTTTTTTTGAAACCCTATAAAAAGGAAACGATTCTTGGGCCTCTATTTAAACTGATTGAGGCCATCTTGGAACTATTGCTGCCCACTATGGTTGCCTTAATGATCAATCATGGTGTAGGTAAAGGAGACACCCATTATGTTTGGCAGATGGGTCTTTTGATGTTACTCATGACTATACTGGGCTTTGGCAGTTCATTAGTGTGTCAGTTTTACGCAGCCCGTGCCTCCCAAGGATTCGGAACTACGCTGCGCAATACGATGTTTAAACATATTTCATCGTTTTCTTATGCTGATCTCGATAAGTTCGGTACGCCCTCGCTCATCAACCGGATTACGAATGATGTCAATCAACTCCAAACGGCTGTAGCGATGCTGATTCGTCTGGTCATTCGTGCTCCTTTTATTTGTATCGGGGCTATTATCATGTCCATGATCCTGGATTTCCGCCTGGCTTTGGTGCTGTTGGCGGCTACACCGGTTCTAGCTTTGATCCTGTATGTGGTCATTACGAAGGCTTCACCACTGTATCGTCGGTATCAAAAAAAACTCGATAAAATCGCTCTGGTACTTAGCGAAAATCTTACAGGCGTACGGGTCATACGCGCATTTGCCAAAAGAGGCGCTGGGCGAGTTAAATTCAACGCCGCTTCGGATGACCTGACTCAGACCGCTATTCGTGTCGGACGTATTTCTGCTTTGCTAAGCCCTGCCACCTTGCTGGTGGTAAACGGAGCTATTATTGCAATCCTGTGGATCGGCGCCATCCATATCCAATATGGATCACTTACACAAGGGGAGATTATTGCCTTTATTAATTACATTACGCAAATTTTATTAGCTCTGATTGTGGTGACCAATTTAATTATTTTGTTCACCAAGGCTGCCACTTCAGCAGCGCGGATTCAGGAGGTCCTAGACACGCAAGCTTCGATTTCCGACACTGCTGCTACTTCTACATCTATAGATAGGGAGGGAACAAGTGGGCATGGCGCTGTACCAGCCATCTCTTTTGATCATGTTTCCTTTGGATACAATACGACAGGGCAACTGGCACTTAACGATGTAGTGGTAAACATCTATCCTGGTGAAACGGTTGGAATCATCGGAGGAACAGGTTCGGGGAAATCCACCTTTGTGAATCTCATTCCCCGCTTCTATGATGCGGTAGAGGGTTGTGTACAGGTTGACGGCATCGACGTACGGCAGTATAAGCTTGAGCAATTGCGGCAGAAAATCGGTATTGTTCCTCAGAAGGCGCTGCTGTTCACTGGGACGATAGCGGATAATATCCGTTGGGGACACGAACACGCCACCGACGAGGAAGTCGCTCAAGCCGCAGCAATCGCGCAAGCGGATGAATTTATTTCTAACTTGCCGGAAAAATTCGATGCCCCGATCACCCGAGGAGGACTTAATCTATCGGGAGGCCAAAAGCAGCGACTTACCATTGCCAGAGCTATTGTAGGCAATCCGGAAATTCTGATTTTGGACGATTCCTCAAGCGCACTTGATTTTGCAACCGATGCCGCTCTCCGTAAATCGCTACGGGAAAATAGCACCCGCATGACTGTCCTACTGGTCTCGCAACGAGTAAGCAGTGTACAGCATGCCGATAAAATCATTGTATTTGATGAAGGCCGGATTGTCGGAATCGGCACACATGATCAGTTGATGAGCAGCTCGGAGGTATATCAGGAAATTAATCGCTCCCAGCTCTCAACGCAGGAGGTGGACCAATGA
- a CDS encoding LysR family transcriptional regulator, translated as MELRHLKYFLAIAEAGQITAAAKKLQIAQPPLSQQLMQLEEELGVKLVHRGSRSIQLTEAGIILQNRAKQILELTDATTREINDFALGMKGTLTIGTVSSSGAALMKDRLSEFHKTYAGVKFEIHEGNTFRILDLLNKGIVEVGIVRTPFNTTDLGCRYASSEPMIAVMTEEHDWNPEQKTIPLSDLKNRPLIVYRRFEQLIHDTCIKHGFEPNFFCKNDDARTTLHWANEGLGIGMISRSALSLGSNNQLIVKEIMCEELHTRVAAVWMKDKYMSSLASRFIESFSQASDGADLR; from the coding sequence ATGGAATTGAGACATCTCAAGTATTTTTTGGCGATCGCAGAGGCCGGACAGATTACAGCGGCAGCCAAAAAGCTGCAAATCGCACAGCCTCCCTTAAGTCAGCAGCTCATGCAACTGGAGGAAGAGCTTGGTGTAAAGCTCGTGCATCGAGGCTCACGAAGCATCCAGTTGACGGAGGCCGGCATCATTTTACAGAATAGGGCCAAGCAGATTCTGGAGCTGACAGATGCCACAACGAGAGAAATTAACGATTTTGCCTTGGGGATGAAGGGTACGCTTACCATTGGAACGGTCTCCTCTTCCGGCGCAGCCCTAATGAAAGACAGGCTTTCCGAATTTCATAAAACCTATGCGGGTGTAAAATTTGAAATTCATGAGGGAAATACCTTTAGGATTCTCGATCTTTTGAACAAAGGAATTGTCGAGGTCGGTATCGTCAGAACCCCTTTTAATACCACTGATTTAGGGTGCAGATATGCGTCCTCCGAACCGATGATCGCAGTGATGACAGAAGAACATGACTGGAACCCCGAACAGAAGACCATCCCGTTGTCTGACTTGAAAAACAGGCCGCTCATCGTTTATCGCCGCTTTGAACAATTGATCCACGATACCTGTATAAAGCATGGCTTTGAGCCAAATTTCTTTTGCAAAAACGATGATGCTCGCACCACGCTTCATTGGGCTAATGAAGGGTTGGGGATCGGTATGATTTCGCGGTCTGCGTTGTCACTCGGAAGCAATAACCAGTTAATCGTTAAGGAAATTATGTGTGAAGAATTGCATACACGTGTGGCGGCTGTCTGGATGAAGGATAAATACATGTCTTCTCTAGCCTCTCGATTCATTGAAAGTTTTAGCCAAGCATCTGATGGAGCTGACTTAAGGTAG
- a CDS encoding DUF1934 domain-containing protein has product MEFEYMPHNAKVRIRLHSHHDGEDVVQELPGEAIVRGKHLYIRYDEPQESPEGGTTRNTVKIGPDELKLIRHGEVQSEQSFALGRRLPGFYRSPYLNLNMSAHTQKLDIRMDGFSGHVSWTYDLYVFEDFSGHFAISLHIQEEQ; this is encoded by the coding sequence ATGGAGTTTGAATACATGCCACATAATGCAAAGGTCCGAATCCGTCTTCATAGTCATCATGACGGAGAAGATGTGGTACAGGAACTTCCCGGAGAAGCGATTGTGCGTGGGAAGCATCTATATATAAGGTACGATGAGCCGCAAGAAAGTCCTGAGGGCGGTACGACACGGAACACAGTCAAAATCGGACCGGATGAGCTAAAGCTGATTCGTCACGGTGAGGTACAATCAGAGCAGTCGTTTGCGCTGGGACGCAGGTTGCCTGGATTTTACCGCTCGCCTTATTTAAACCTGAACATGTCTGCGCATACGCAGAAGCTCGATATTCGGATGGATGGATTCAGCGGGCATGTGAGCTGGACCTATGATCTGTACGTATTTGAGGATTTCTCGGGGCATTTTGCCATCAGTTTGCATATACAGGAGGAGCAATAA
- the argS gene encoding arginine--tRNA ligase produces MTSNPLELINQKVTSAIEAAVLAAGIVSREELPTITLEVPKDKSHGDLATNAAMQLTRIAKKNPRQIAEDLIANMDLASASIESAEIAGPGFINFRLNKSYLYAVIGQVQEQGADYGRIQEGAGKKVQIEFVSANPTGSLHLGHARGAAVGDALCNVLDFAGYKVTREYYINDAGNQIYNMSRSIEARYLQELGQPAEMPEDGYHGEDIIGFAKELVAEKGDSLLSMEPGDRAAYFRDYGLEKELNKIKRDLELFRVPFDSWFSETSLYENGEVLKALNELRDREEIYEKDGATWLNTTKYGDDKDRVLIKNDGTYTYLTPDIAYHRDKYARGYDTIINIWGADHHGYIPRMKAAMEALGNDPDKLKVLIAQMVSLFQNGEKVKMSKRTGKAVTMEDLMEEVGVDAIRYFFTMRSMDSHLDFDMDLAISTSNENPVFYVQYAHARACSVYRQAEEQGIAVLPLAEVDLSKLTAEHEYDLLRKIGELPEEVSVAAANFAPHRMIRYVYELASLFHSYYKAERVITEDAAQTQARLALFGAVRTTIANVLKLVGVSAPERM; encoded by the coding sequence ATGACAAGCAATCCACTGGAACTTATTAATCAAAAGGTGACTTCAGCAATTGAGGCGGCGGTGCTGGCTGCCGGAATCGTGAGCCGCGAAGAGCTGCCGACCATTACGCTGGAGGTGCCCAAGGACAAGTCACACGGTGATTTGGCTACCAACGCTGCGATGCAGCTCACCCGCATTGCGAAGAAGAACCCACGGCAAATCGCTGAAGACTTAATCGCGAATATGGATTTAGCTTCCGCTTCTATTGAAAGTGCGGAAATCGCTGGACCGGGTTTTATTAACTTCCGCCTGAACAAGAGCTACCTGTATGCAGTCATTGGACAAGTGCAGGAGCAGGGGGCAGATTACGGGCGTATACAGGAAGGTGCAGGCAAAAAGGTACAAATCGAGTTTGTCAGCGCCAATCCGACAGGTAGCCTTCACTTAGGTCATGCACGTGGTGCAGCCGTAGGGGATGCTCTCTGCAACGTGCTTGATTTTGCCGGATACAAAGTAACTCGTGAATACTATATTAATGATGCGGGCAACCAGATTTACAACATGAGCCGCTCTATTGAAGCGCGTTATTTGCAGGAGCTGGGACAGCCTGCGGAGATGCCGGAAGATGGTTACCATGGTGAGGATATCATCGGGTTTGCCAAGGAACTGGTGGCTGAAAAGGGCGATTCTCTGTTGTCCATGGAACCGGGAGATCGTGCTGCTTATTTCCGTGACTACGGTCTGGAAAAGGAACTAAACAAGATTAAGCGTGATCTGGAGCTGTTCCGTGTACCTTTTGACTCCTGGTTCAGCGAAACGTCGCTGTATGAAAATGGTGAAGTGCTTAAAGCGCTGAATGAGCTGCGTGACCGTGAAGAGATTTACGAGAAGGACGGAGCTACATGGCTGAATACGACCAAGTACGGCGACGATAAAGACCGTGTCTTGATCAAAAATGACGGTACATATACGTACCTGACCCCGGATATCGCTTACCATCGCGATAAATATGCTCGTGGGTATGACACGATCATCAACATTTGGGGAGCGGATCACCATGGCTATATTCCACGGATGAAGGCAGCAATGGAAGCACTGGGTAATGACCCGGATAAGCTTAAAGTGTTGATTGCCCAAATGGTCAGCTTGTTCCAAAATGGGGAAAAAGTAAAAATGTCCAAACGTACTGGCAAGGCCGTGACGATGGAAGATCTGATGGAAGAAGTGGGTGTAGACGCGATCCGTTACTTCTTCACTATGCGCAGCATGGATTCGCACCTGGATTTTGACATGGATTTGGCGATTTCCACTTCCAATGAGAATCCAGTATTCTACGTACAATATGCGCACGCACGTGCATGCAGCGTATATCGTCAAGCTGAAGAGCAGGGGATTGCTGTGCTGCCGTTGGCAGAAGTTGACTTGTCCAAGCTGACGGCTGAGCATGAATACGATTTGCTCCGCAAAATCGGCGAGCTGCCGGAGGAAGTATCGGTGGCGGCTGCAAACTTTGCACCACACCGTATGATTCGCTATGTCTACGAGCTGGCTTCATTGTTCCACAGCTACTATAAGGCAGAGCGCGTCATTACAGAGGATGCCGCTCAAACGCAGGCACGCTTGGCGTTGTTTGGTGCGGTGCGCACGACCATTGCCAACGTACTGAAGCTAGTGGGCGTGTCTGCACCGGAACGTATGTAA
- a CDS encoding LysR family transcriptional regulator, whose protein sequence is MNLSLLKLHIVELLNKHHKITTVAELLGLKQPTVTFHMKNLEREFGVKLFDTRMGKIILTDAGNALLHYASKINALAAEAERVVREFDTLQRGSIRIGASYVPATYLLPAVLHRFAREHPGIHIALSVKTAPVIKDMLARHEIDLGIISAEPFQSPTLLSESLGEDELMLICSPTHPLANETDLTPELIASSSFVLHGKDSSTRHVTDKWLERGSRRLPSYLELDSLEAIKQAVMLGEHISFVSRIAVQSEVERGLLVVRPIPGQSVERYIYMVSNKDRHRSALIHRFTEYLSWNQD, encoded by the coding sequence GTGAATTTAAGTCTTCTAAAGTTACATATTGTAGAACTGCTGAATAAGCACCATAAAATTACCACGGTCGCCGAGCTTCTTGGCCTAAAGCAACCCACTGTTACTTTTCATATGAAAAATCTGGAGCGTGAATTCGGCGTAAAGCTGTTTGACACACGCATGGGCAAAATCATCCTGACGGATGCTGGAAATGCGCTACTGCACTATGCCAGCAAAATTAATGCACTGGCTGCCGAAGCTGAGCGAGTCGTCCGCGAGTTCGATACGCTCCAGCGGGGAAGCATACGTATTGGCGCAAGCTATGTACCCGCTACCTACTTGCTTCCTGCTGTGTTGCACCGCTTTGCCCGTGAGCATCCGGGTATTCACATCGCCTTGTCTGTGAAAACTGCGCCCGTGATCAAGGACATGCTCGCTCGTCACGAAATTGATCTTGGCATCATTTCGGCAGAGCCGTTTCAATCCCCAACGCTACTCTCAGAATCCTTGGGCGAAGATGAACTGATGCTCATCTGCTCACCCACTCATCCGCTCGCCAACGAAACCGATTTGACACCCGAGCTTATCGCTTCTTCCTCCTTCGTATTACATGGCAAGGATTCCAGCACACGCCACGTGACCGACAAATGGCTGGAGCGTGGGAGTCGGCGACTTCCCTCCTATCTGGAGTTGGATTCACTGGAAGCCATCAAACAGGCGGTTATGCTGGGAGAACACATCTCCTTTGTATCTCGCATTGCCGTTCAGTCAGAGGTTGAGCGGGGCTTACTGGTTGTAAGACCTATTCCGGGGCAGTCTGTTGAGCGGTATATTTATATGGTCAGCAACAAAGACCGCCATCGCTCGGCGCTCATTCACAGATTCACCGAATATTTATCATGGAACCAAGATTAA